A genomic stretch from Shewanella sediminis HAW-EB3 includes:
- a CDS encoding LysR family transcriptional regulator, producing MKLRSIKYFQSVYEQGSITGAARQCFVSQPSITAAISQLEQELNIELFVRHAGGVRPTSAADKLYPLAREMSDNEQSILHLFSDGPTPIPLRLGLMRSLGAQRMSELLTELTKRIDNLELTLVEPDEPCDARVVLSQSASSCEDFIPIWEDSYQLAIPNGWPLAGKPLVSIEDLDGIPFINRTPCDALDRLKQAMAVEGVQFQPRANIRTIEYTWPMVSAGVGAALLPDWQEIKHNDGFVLRPIANEKLMKRIGLAYNASRIDEPLIASVISVCRSTARQT from the coding sequence ATGAAGCTCAGATCGATTAAATACTTTCAATCAGTGTATGAGCAGGGCAGCATCACAGGCGCAGCGCGACAGTGCTTCGTTTCTCAGCCTTCGATCACAGCAGCGATTTCACAGCTGGAACAAGAGCTCAACATCGAGCTGTTTGTCCGTCATGCGGGAGGTGTCAGGCCCACATCTGCGGCGGATAAACTCTACCCTCTAGCCAGAGAGATGAGTGATAACGAACAGTCAATTCTGCATCTATTCAGCGATGGGCCCACACCTATTCCCCTGCGTCTGGGGCTTATGCGTTCCTTGGGGGCCCAGCGCATGAGCGAACTGCTTACCGAGCTGACTAAGCGCATAGATAACCTGGAACTCACCCTGGTAGAACCCGATGAGCCCTGCGATGCGCGAGTGGTCTTATCTCAGTCTGCATCGAGTTGTGAGGATTTTATTCCTATCTGGGAGGACAGTTATCAACTTGCCATCCCTAATGGCTGGCCACTCGCCGGTAAACCACTGGTCTCTATCGAAGATCTCGACGGTATCCCCTTTATTAACCGCACTCCATGCGATGCGCTGGATAGATTAAAACAAGCCATGGCAGTTGAGGGGGTTCAGTTTCAGCCCAGAGCCAATATCCGTACCATAGAATATACCTGGCCTATGGTCAGTGCCGGTGTCGGCGCCGCCCTACTACCGGACTGGCAGGAGATAAAGCATAACGATGGCTTCGTGTTACGTCCCATTGCAAACGAGAAACTCATGAAGCGGATAGGGCTGGCCTATAATGCCAGCAGGATAGACGAGCCTTTGATAGCCTCGGTGATATCGGTATGTAGATCTACGGCAAGGCAGACATAG